CGGCGGCCGTCGCGCTTCCGGTCGTCCTCTTCGCCGGCTTCGCTTATGCGCAGGTCGAGGGTCAGCCGACCCCCGGCGGCATCGGCCTCCCGGCGACCGTCACCGAGGTCGGCCGCGAGACGCAGGCGTTCTACAACGCGCTGCTGCTTCCGATCATCACCTTCATCGCCCTGTCGGTTCTGGGTCTGCTCCTCTATGTCTCCTGGCGCTACAACGAGCAGTCCAATCCGGTTCCCTCGAAGTTGACGCACCATACCGGCCTCGAGATCGTCTGGACGCTGGCGCCGATCCTGATCCTGGTCGCGATCGCCATCCCCTCCTTCCGCATTCTCGCCCATCAGGTCGAGATCCCGGAATCGAAGCTCACCATCAAGGTCACGGGCAATCAGTGGTACTGGTCCTATAAATATCCGGAAGATCAGGGCGGCGGCTTCGGCTTCGATCAGCTCATGAAGCCCGAGAACGAACTCAAGGACGGCGAGCCGCGTCTGCTCGCGGTCGACAACGAGGCCTATGTTCCGGTGAACGAGGTGGTGAAACTTCAGATCACCGCCAATGACGTGATCCACTCTTTCGTCATTCCCGCCTTTGGCGTCCGTATGGACGCCGTGCCGGGTCGCCTGAACGAAACCTGGTTCAAGGCCGAGAAAGAGGGCGTCTATTACGGTCAATGCTCCAAGATCTGCGGCAAGGACCACGCCTTCATGCCGATGGCGATCCGCGTCGTCAGTCGCGACAAATATGACGCTTGGCTGGCCGATTCGAAAAAGAAGTTCGCCGCCGCCGAGTCACCGACGCGCCTCGCCTCGAGCGAGCAGGCTCGCTGACGCCGACGCAAGACAACATAAGCATCGAGGAAAAAACGATGGCGAGTTCGACTGCCGGAGCGCATGACCATCCCACGGGGCTGCGCCGCTTTCTCTTCTCCACGAACCATAAAGACATCGGCACGCTCTACCTGATCCTCGCCGTGATCGGCGGCATGGTCGGCCTGCTGATGTCGATCGGCATCCGCGCCGAGTTGATGTATCCGGGCATCAACGTGTTCCCGGGCCTCGCCAAGCTGATCAACCACGCGGATCCGTCCATGGGGCTCGATCCGGCGAAGAATCTCTACAACGTCTTCATCACCGCGCATGGCGTGCTCATGATCTTCTACATGGTCATGCCGGCGCTGATGGGCGGCTTCGCCAACTGGTTCGTGCCGATCATGATCGGCGCGCCGGACATGGCCTTCCCGCGCCTCAACAACATTTCCTTCTGGTTCCTGGCGGTGTCGCTGGTGCTGCTGGTGCTGTCGATGTTCGTCGAAGGCGCGCCGGGCATGATGGGCTTTGGCGGCGGCTGGGTGTTCTACCCGCCGCTGTCGTCCAATATCGGCCATCCGGGTCCGGCGATGGACTTCGTGATTCTGGCGCTGCATCTCGCCGGCGCCTCGTCGATCCTCGGCTCGATCAACTTCATCACCACGATCTTCAACATGCGCGCCCCGGGGATGACGCTGCACAAGATGCCGCTCTTCGCCTGGGCCATGCTGGTGACGGCCTTCCTGCTGGTGCTGACGCTTCCGGTTCTCGCCGGCGCGATCACCATGCTGCTGACGGACCGCAACTTCGGCACCATGTTCTACGATCCGGCGGGCGGCGGCGATCCGCTGCTGTTCCAGCATCTCTTCTGGTTCTTCGGCCATCCGGAAGTCTATGTGCTGATTCTCCCGGCCTTTGGCCTGATCAGCCATATCGTGTCGACCTTCTCGAAAAAGCCGGTCTTCGGCTATCTCGGCATGGCCTATGCGATGGTCGCCATCGGCTTCCTCGGCTGCATCGTGTGGGCGCACCACATGTATACGGTCGGCCTGTCGCTGAACGCGCAGCGCTACTTCGTCTTCGCCACCATGGTGATCGCGGTGCCGACGGGCATCAAGATCTTCTCCTGGATCGCGACGATGTGGGGCGGCTCGATCTCGTTCCGCGCGCCGATGGTGTGGGCGATCGGCTTCATCTTCGTGTTCACCATGGGCGGCGTCACCGGCGTCGTTCTGGCGAACGCCTCGGCCGACCGTCAGCTCCACGAGACCTATTTCGTCGTGGCGCACTTCCACTACACGATGTCGCTCGGCGCCGTCTTCGCCGTCTTCGCGGGCTTCTACTACTGGTTCCCGAAGATGACCGGCTATCTCTACAACGAGACCCTGTCGAAGTTTCACTTCATCGTGCTGTTCATCGGCATCAACCTCACCTTCTTCCCGCAGCACTTCCTTGGCCTCGCCGGCATGCCGCGCCGCTATATCGACTATCCGGACGCTTTCGCGCTCTGGAACTACATCTCGTCGATCGGCGCGTTTATCGGCGGCCTGTCCATGCTGATCTTCTTCTATGCGGTCATCGAGGCCTTCGTGAAGAAGCGCGAAGCGGGCGCGAACCCTTGGGGCGTCGGCGCCACGACGCTGGAATGGACGCTGCCTTCGCCGCCGCCCTTCCATCAGTTCGAGGTGCTGCCGCGCATCTCCGGCCCCGGCCACCAGTAACGAAAACGGCCGGCGCGAATTTCCTTCGCGCCGGCCGCCTGTAAAGGACGCGACCGTCCCGCCGCGTATATGTCCCTTCTAGAGCGATCCGCGCGATGAGCTATCTCGACGACGCCAAGGCCACGCAACTCGCCCCGCGCATTCCCGTCGCGGCGCCTTCGGATTATTTCCGTTTGTTGAAGCCGCGCGTGATGTCGCTTGTCGTCTTGACGGCGCTTGCCGGCATCCTGCTCGCGCCGGTTCCGCCGCATCCGTTCATCGCGTTCACGGCGCTTCTCGCGATCGCGGTCGGCGCGGGGGCGTCGGGCGCCCTTAATATGTGGTATGACGCCGATATCGACGCCGTCATGACCCGCACCGCGACGCGCCCCATCCCTGCGGGCCGCATGGAGCCGGAATCGGCGCTGGCCTTCGGTCTCGTGCTCGCAATGCTGTCGGTCTTCACCCTCGGCTTCGCCACAAACTGGCTCGCCGCCGCGCTGCTCGCCTTCACCATTTTCTTCTATGTCGTGATCTACACGATGTGGCTGAAGCGCTCGACGCCGCAGAACATCGTCATTGGCGGCGCCGCCGGCGCGCTTCCGCCCATGGTCGGCTACGCGGCCGCAACCGGCGATATCAGCCTCGCGAGCGTCGTTCTCTTCGCCATCATCTTCATCTGGACGCCGCCGCATTTCTGGGCGCTGGCCATCATGAAGCATGACGATTACGGCCGCGCCGGCGTGCCGATGATGCCGAATGTCCACGGCCCGGATCGCACGCGCACGGAAATCCTCGTCTATTCGATCCTGCTGGCGCCGCTGGGCGCAGCCCCCTGGCTTCTGGGCTTCGCATCGCCGGTCTATGGCGTCGTGTCGGCGGCGGCCGGCTCCTATCTGCTCTGGCTCGCCGTGCAGGTCTATCGCCGGCGCGAGGGCGACGCCGCCCGCCGCGCCTCGCTGAAACTGTTCCTTTTCTCGATTTCCTATCTCTTCCTGCTGTTCCTGATCATTGTCGGCGAACGCGCGCTGCATCTCGCCGGCGTCGTCTAAGGGGACATGAGATGAGCATAGAGAGACAAGACGAGGCGGCGCCGGAAGACGGAGTCGTTCTGACGCCCGAGCAGGCGAAGAGCCGCCGCGCCCGCAACATCGCGATCGGGATCACCGTCGCGCTGCTCGCCATGCTGTTCTACGCCGTCACGCTCGTCAGGCTCGGCGGCGCCGTCGCCAACCGGCAGTTTTGAGATGACCGAACCCGATCGTCCGAACAAGAAAAGCCCGCGCGCCATCGCCGCGGCGCTCGTCGTCGGCTCGGTCGGCATGCTCGGCCTCTCCTTCGCATCCGTTCCGCTCTATCGCGCTTTCTGCGCCGCGACCGGCTTTGGCGGCACGCCCCAGATCGCCAAGGCCAACGCCACGAAGCAGGGCGAGCGGCGTCTGACCGTGCGTTTCGACGCCAATGTCGCGCGGGACCTTCCTTGGCGATTCGAGCCCGAGGTCGCGAAAATTTCGCTGCGGACCGGCGAGACGACGACCGTCTATTACAAGGTCGTCAACAATTCCGACAAAGAGACGAGCGGGCAGGCGGCTTACAATGTCAGTCCGGATCAGGCCGGCGCCTTCTTCGTGAAGGTCGCCTGTTTCTGCTTCGACGAGCAGCGCCTCGCGCCGCATGAGACGGCTGAATGGCCGGTGGTTTTTTACCTCGATCCCGCGCTCGAGAAAGACGAGGCGATGCGCAGGGTCGAGGAGATCACGCTTTCCTATTCCTTCTATCCGACCAGGACACCCTCGAAAGCCAAGACGAGCGAGGCGGCCGGACAGAAGCCAAAATCCTGACCCCTGGCGGCGCAGGGGTAAGCGCAAACCTGGAACACGCCGGGCGACCGGCGAATGACGAGGAAATAAAGAAATGGCCGACGGACACGCGAAACCTCAACACGATTATCATCTCGTCGATCCGAGTCCGTGGCCGATCACGGGCGCCTTCGCCGCGCTCTTCACCGCCATTGGCGCGATCATGTGGATGGCGCAGCACAAGGGTTCGCCGATCTTCGGCCAGACCTGGGGCGGCATGCTGTTCTTCGCCGGCTTCGCGTCGATCCTCGGCGTCATGTACGCCTGGTGGAGCGACATCGTGCGCGAGGCGCAGATCGAAGGTCACCACACGCCGGTCGTGCAGCTGCACCACCGCTACGGCATGATCCTCTTCATCCTTTCCGAGGTGATGTTCTTCGTCGCCTGGTTCTGGGCCTTCTTCAACTCGTCCATCTTCCCGGACGACATCTGGCAGGTGACGCGCACGGAGCTCTTCCAGGGCGTGTGGCCGCCCAAGGGCATGGAAGTCCTGAGCCCGTGGAAGCTGCCGCTGCTCAACACCGTCATCCTGCTCACCTCGGGCGCGACGCTCACCTGGGCGCATCACGGCCTGCTGCATGACGACCGCGACCAGCTCAAGAAGGGCCTGCTCGCGACGATCGGCCTCGGCCTCTTCTTCACGGCCGTGCAGGGCTACGAATATGCTCACGCGCCCTTCGCCTTCTCCTTCGATCCGGCGCATCCGGCGGCCACGAATTACGGCTCGACCTTCTTCATGGCGACCGGTTTCCACGGCTTCCACGTCATCGTCGGCACGATCTTCCTGATCGTCTGCCTGCTGCGCGCCTATCGGGGCCACTTCACCTCCAAGCAGCATCTCGGCTTCGAATTCGCGGCCTGGTATTGGCACTTCGTCGACGTGGTCTGGCTGTTCCTGTTCTGCTGCATATATGTGTGGGGCAACTGGGGCGGCATGGTCGAGTAAGCGCCGGGCGCGCCTGTTCCGACGGGCCTCACAGATGAATATCGACGGTCACGGCGCCGCCGTGGCCGTTTTCTTGTGACAGTGAGCATGAAGATGGCGGAAGAGCAGATTTATCCTCCGGCGCAGGTCTATATTGACGGTCTTCTGGGGAGATGCCCTCGTTGCAGCAAGGGCCATATGATCAAGGGCCTCTTATCCGTCGCGCCGAAATGCGAGGTTTGCGGCCTGGATTTCTCCTTCGCCGACACGGGCGACGGGCCGGCGATTTTCGTCATGACGATCGCCGGTTTCATCATTGTCGGGCTGGCCTGGTATATCGAGGTCGTCCATCAGCCGCCCTACTGGGTCCACGCGCTCATCTTTCTCCCTTTCTCGGCTTTGGTCTGCATCGGCCTGTTGCGGCCGACCAAGGGGCTGCTGATCGCCCTGCAATATTTCAATAAGGCCGAGGAAGGCCGCCGCGAATCATGAGATCCGGCGCGCGGGCGCTGTTGTGGCCGGCGGTCGCGACCGCGCTCGCTTTTGCGTTGCTCGTCAGCCTCGGCGCCTGGCAAGTGCGTCGCCTCGGCGAAAAAGAAGCGCTCATCGCACGGGTCGAGGCGCGCGCGCGCGCGCCGGCGCAGCCGCTCCCCGAACGCAGCCAATGGGCGGCCACGCCGTCCGCCGACTATGAATTCACCCATGTTCAGGCGCGGGGCCGTTATCTCCAGGGGCGCGACGCGCTCATATTCATGAAGGCGCCCGAGGGCTTCGGTCTCGAGCCGGGCTATATGGTCGCGACGCCCTTCGCATTGTCTTCCGGCGGCGCGCTGCTGGTCGAACGCGGCTTCGTTCCGGCTTCCAGGGTGGAGGACGCCGCGGGTCGCGCGCCTCCTTCGGGCGAAGTTGAAATATCCGGTCTCCTGCGCGCGCCGCAGGCGCGCAACATGTTCACGCCCGCCGACGCGCCCGAGCGCCGCATCTGGTACACGCGCGATCCCGCGGCGGTCGCCGCCACTCTCGGCCTCGCTGAGGCCGCCCCCTTCGCTTTGACGCTGGAAGGGCCCTCCAGCGCCGGGACAAACGGCTTTCCGCGCCTGGTCGCGACGGCGCCCGAATTTCCCAACAACCATCTCTCTTACGCCTTCACCTGGTTTTCCCTGGCGGCCGCGCTTCTCGTGATTTTCGCGCTTTTCGCGCGCGGACGCCTGGGCCGCGACGCTTGAGCCGCGACCCTTGAGCAATACACCCGCGAGCGCTTGCGGCGGGCGCGAATATGTTATGAAAGGAATACGACGCGCCGCTCTCGCGTCCCCTGCCTGACGGATTGAAAATTTGCGTTATCTCTCGACGCGCGGCGAAGCCGCGCAGCTTGCTTTCGACGACGTCCTGCTGGCCGGTCTTGCGACGGATGGCGGCCTCTACGCGCCTTTCGCCTATCCGCATGTGGCGCCAAAGGACATCGCCGCGCTTGCGGGCGTTCCCTATGCGGACGCCGCCGCGCGCCTCATCGCGCCGTTTCTGACGGAGGAGGCGTCGCGCGCCGCGCTGCCCGCCCAAACGGCGGCGGCCTATACGAGCTTCCGCCATCGCGCCATCGCGCCGCTGACGCAGATTGCAGACAACCTCTTCGTGCTCGAGCTCTTTCACGGCCCGACGCTCGCCTTCAAGGATCTGGCGATGCAGTTGCTCGGCCGCATGATGAATGACGTGCTCGAAAAGCGGAATTTGCGCGCGACCATCGTCGGCGCGACCTCCGGCGACACGGGCGCGGCGGCGATCGAGGCCTTTCGCGGCCTGCCGCGCGTCGACGTCTTCATCCTCTATCCGCATGGCCGCGTCTCCGACGTGCAGCGCAGGCAGATGACGACGGTCGCGGACGAGAATGTCCATACGATCGCGCTTCAAGGCACGTTCGACGATGCGCAGAACATCCTGAAGCGCCTCTTCCGCAATCAAACTTTCCGCGAACGCGTCTGTCTCGCGGGCGTCAATTCCATCAACTGGGCGCGCGTCGTCGCGCAGATGGTCTATTATTTCACGAGCGGCGTCGCGCTCGGGGCGCCGCATCGCCATGTCTCCTTCGCTGTGCCCACAGGCAATTTCGGCGACGTGCTGGCGGGCTATATCGCCAAACATATGGGTCTGCCGATCGAGCGCCTTATCGTCGCGACCAACGCCAACGACATTCTCGCCCGCGCGCTTGCGACCGGACGTTACGAGCCGCGCGGCGTGACCCAGACGCAATCGCCGTCGATGGATATCCAGCTCTCCTCCAATTTCGAGCGTCTTTTCTTCGACGCTTGCGCGCGCGACCACGCCGCCGTGCGCGCGGCCTTCGCGTCGCTCGACCAATCCGGCGCCTTTGAAATTCCGGCGCCGGCGCTTTCCGCGATACGCGCAGAATTCGACGCCATGTCGGTCGGAGAAGCGGAAACGACGGATGAGATCGCGCGGAGCTGGCGCGACGCGGGCTATGTGCTTGATCCGCACACGGCGACGGGCGTGCGCGCCGCGCGGGCGCGTCTCGCGCAAGACCCGGCGACGCCCGTCATTGCGCTGTCGACCGCGCATCCCGCGAAATTCCCCGAGGCGATCGAGCGCGCGATCGGCCATCGTCCGCGCCTGCCGGACGCGCTCGCCGCGAAGCTCGAAGGGCCGGAGCGTTTCACCGTTCTGGAAAATGACGAAGCGCGCGTGGCCGCTTTCATTTCAGAGCGCGCTCGCGCGGCCGCGGCATGACGGCGAGTTTCGGCATGGCTCTCTTTGGCGTCATCGGCCGTCGCGACATGCCTATAAGGGGCGACGGCGTGTATCTGCGTCCCTCCGAGATGCGCGACTATGTGGAATGGTCGACGCTGCGCGAGCGAAGCCGCGCCTTTCTGACGCCCTGGGAGCCGATCTGGCCGGTCGACGACCTCACCCGCGCCAGCTTCCGTTATCGCGTGCGGCGCCATGCCGAGGAAATGGCGCGCGACGAAGCCTATTCCTTTTTCGTCTTCCGCGAAGAGGACGACCTGCTGGTGGGCGGCCTCTCCTTCGGCCATGTTCGTCGCGGCGTCTCGCAGGCGGCGACGCTCGGCTATTGGATGGGCGAGCCCTATGCCGGCAAGGGCTATATGACGCGCGCCGTTCGCGCGGCCTGCGGGTATATTTTCGAGAAACAGGGTCTGCATCGCATCGAGGCCGCCTGCTTGCCGAACAACGAACCCTCGCGGCGCCTGTTGGAGCGCGTCGGCTTCAAGCAGGAAGGCTATGCGCGCGCCTATCTCAACATTAATGGCGAGTGGCGCGACCATTTGCTCTTCGCGCTTCTGGAATCGGACCCGGTTCCGCCAGGCAAGCCCTGCGCCGCCTGAGGGGGAAAATCAGTTATGCAAAGCAGGGAATCGGGTGAGGGACAGTCTCGGACGATCGGCGCCCTATCCCTCCCCTTTACGGGGAGGGATTGCTCGCGAGCAGCGTTCGCCCGATTGCCCCGTTATGCAAAGTAAATGCGCAGCTACGCGTCTGAATTCGGCTATCGACGACGGTTAATCTCCGATTAATCAGGTTTCTTAATCATTCGTAGGACTGGATTCACCTTACAGCTAGCTCTTTGCTGAGCGGTCCCGCGACTTCGCGTAGAATTTTACGCAGGGGCGTCGCAAGTCCGGGGTTAGCGCAGTGCGTATCAAGTCTGTTGAAACGACCTTTGTCGGCGGTTCGCAAGTGGCGCGTCTCGATCTCGAGGCGACGGCGCATATGATGATCGATCTCTCGCGCGCGCCGGCGCGGTCCAAGGGGCCGTACTATCTCACCTCCGTGAATGGCGAAGTTCTGGCGCGGCGTTTCTTCGACAAGTCCTTCGCCGAAATGATCGACTGCGCCGACTCGATCGCCGCCGACGGCCAGCCGCTCGTCGTTGCGTCGAAGATTTTTTCGCAGGCCCCCTTGCCGGAGCGGGTCGCCACAACGGATCTTTACCCGATCGTCGCGCGGATGGCGCAGGAGACAGGCGCAAGCTTCTATCTCTTCGGCGCCAGCGAAGAAGTGAACCGCGCCACCTACGAAAACACGCTCGGCGTCGCGCCGCGCCTCAACATTGTCGGGCGTTCGCATGGCTACCTCAAAGGCGCCGCGCTCGACGCCAAAATCGAGGAAATCAACACGCTCGCGCCCGACATTTTGTGGCTCGCCATGGGCGTCCCGCTGGAGCAGCAATTCGTGCGCGATTACGCGCATCGGCTCAAAAATGTGAAAATGATCAAGACGTCGGGCGGTCTCTTCGACTTCATCGCGGGGACCAAGAAGCGCGCGCCGCAATGGATGCAGGACACTGGCCTCGAATGGGCGTTTCGACTAAGCCTGGAGCCGAAAAGGCTGCTGAAGCGTTATCTGACGACCAATCCGGTCGCGGCGTTTCTCCTGTTGACGCAGACGCAGTAACCCTTCCGCTCGAACAAAGAGCCCGCTCGCGAGCGGGCTCCAGATCCTTTCGAACAAGCTTTGCGTCAGCTTGCGGCGGTTACTGGGGGAATGACCCAGGAACCATCGAGGATCGACGGTTTGTGCTCTCTCGGCCAATAGAGACGGAGCATCAGCACGAATTTTCCCTTGGGGGCCGGAAGCCAATTCGCTTCCTTGTCGGGCCCGGGCGACTCGTTCTGGATGTAGATGACCAGCGAACCGTCCTTTTCGAGCCTGGGATTCGTCCGCATGCTCATGGAATAACGATTGATCGGATTTGCGACGAAGAAATAAGCGTCATCGTACATCGTAAGCGACCAGAAACCTCTGGCCGGCGGAAGCTGGCCCGGCAGGAAGCGCATGATCCATTTCTTCGATCCGTCGTACGACTCGAAGAAGGACGGCTTCAACGACGTCGGATAGACGGCGTCTTGTGGTCTGTTCGCGCCGAGCCCGATCGCCGTGACCAGCGCCCGCTGGATATAGTCCGTGCCGTAAAGGCCCGTTTTCGTCGTGTAGCCCCAACCATTGACGCTCGTCATGTCGCCATCGCTGAACTTGAAGTGCAGCATGATGCGATCGTTGGAAATTTTGGGTATCCGCGTCTCCCAGCGGCCGTCGATCGACTTGCCGTCGAACGGCTTGCCGGGCTCGAGCCCGATTTTGGCGAACCGCGCCAGCGCGGGGGCGTCCTTTGGCGACGGCGGATTGCGCTTCAGCAACTCCGCGAGCAACGTGAAATATTGCGTCGCCGTCATGCGGTTGACCTGATCCCGGACGGCGGTCTTCATGTCGATCGAGGGATCGACCTTACCAGCCGGCGGCGT
The nucleotide sequence above comes from Methylocystis parvus OBBP. Encoded proteins:
- a CDS encoding heme o synthase; its protein translation is MSYLDDAKATQLAPRIPVAAPSDYFRLLKPRVMSLVVLTALAGILLAPVPPHPFIAFTALLAIAVGAGASGALNMWYDADIDAVMTRTATRPIPAGRMEPESALAFGLVLAMLSVFTLGFATNWLAAALLAFTIFFYVVIYTMWLKRSTPQNIVIGGAAGALPPMVGYAAATGDISLASVVLFAIIFIWTPPHFWALAIMKHDDYGRAGVPMMPNVHGPDRTRTEILVYSILLAPLGAAPWLLGFASPVYGVVSAAAGSYLLWLAVQVYRRREGDAARRASLKLFLFSISYLFLLFLIIVGERALHLAGVV
- a CDS encoding cytochrome c oxidase assembly protein yields the protein MTEPDRPNKKSPRAIAAALVVGSVGMLGLSFASVPLYRAFCAATGFGGTPQIAKANATKQGERRLTVRFDANVARDLPWRFEPEVAKISLRTGETTTVYYKVVNNSDKETSGQAAYNVSPDQAGAFFVKVACFCFDEQRLAPHETAEWPVVFYLDPALEKDEAMRRVEEITLSYSFYPTRTPSKAKTSEAAGQKPKS
- a CDS encoding DUF1254 domain-containing protein, which produces MKLTRRAATVGGLSLIASGGFSSPGFAWDRLLLDAIEDVESFKIASDAYIYGYPLVTMEMTRRVMTNVAAPEGTHAPMGQLIKLREYPNASFRDVTAPNADTLYTTAFFDVGDEPWMLEAPDMGERYFLLPMLDGWTDVFDVPGSRTTGEKAQTYLVSGPGWKGKVPAGVKHVASPTSIVWLLGRIYCTGAPEDYAAVHALQDKFKLYPLSAAGKEWTPPAGKVDPSIDMKTAVRDQVNRMTATQYFTLLAELLKRNPPSPKDAPALARFAKIGLEPGKPFDGKSIDGRWETRIPKISNDRIMLHFKFSDGDMTSVNGWGYTTKTGLYGTDYIQRALVTAIGLGANRPQDAVYPTSLKPSFFESYDGSKKWIMRFLPGQLPPARGFWSLTMYDDAYFFVANPINRYSMSMRTNPRLEKDGSLVIYIQNESPGPDKEANWLPAPKGKFVLMLRLYWPREHKPSILDGSWVIPPVTAAS
- the thrC gene encoding threonine synthase, with protein sequence MRYLSTRGEAAQLAFDDVLLAGLATDGGLYAPFAYPHVAPKDIAALAGVPYADAAARLIAPFLTEEASRAALPAQTAAAYTSFRHRAIAPLTQIADNLFVLELFHGPTLAFKDLAMQLLGRMMNDVLEKRNLRATIVGATSGDTGAAAIEAFRGLPRVDVFILYPHGRVSDVQRRQMTTVADENVHTIALQGTFDDAQNILKRLFRNQTFRERVCLAGVNSINWARVVAQMVYYFTSGVALGAPHRHVSFAVPTGNFGDVLAGYIAKHMGLPIERLIVATNANDILARALATGRYEPRGVTQTQSPSMDIQLSSNFERLFFDACARDHAAVRAAFASLDQSGAFEIPAPALSAIRAEFDAMSVGEAETTDEIARSWRDAGYVLDPHTATGVRAARARLAQDPATPVIALSTAHPAKFPEAIERAIGHRPRLPDALAAKLEGPERFTVLENDEARVAAFISERARAAAA
- the coxB gene encoding cytochrome c oxidase subunit II; this translates as MSTGNRNYLSGRALAAAVALPVVLFAGFAYAQVEGQPTPGGIGLPATVTEVGRETQAFYNALLLPIITFIALSVLGLLLYVSWRYNEQSNPVPSKLTHHTGLEIVWTLAPILILVAIAIPSFRILAHQVEIPESKLTIKVTGNQWYWSYKYPEDQGGGFGFDQLMKPENELKDGEPRLLAVDNEAYVPVNEVVKLQITANDVIHSFVIPAFGVRMDAVPGRLNETWFKAEKEGVYYGQCSKICGKDHAFMPMAIRVVSRDKYDAWLADSKKKFAAAESPTRLASSEQAR
- a CDS encoding WecB/TagA/CpsF family glycosyltransferase, which translates into the protein MRIKSVETTFVGGSQVARLDLEATAHMMIDLSRAPARSKGPYYLTSVNGEVLARRFFDKSFAEMIDCADSIAADGQPLVVASKIFSQAPLPERVATTDLYPIVARMAQETGASFYLFGASEEVNRATYENTLGVAPRLNIVGRSHGYLKGAALDAKIEEINTLAPDILWLAMGVPLEQQFVRDYAHRLKNVKMIKTSGGLFDFIAGTKKRAPQWMQDTGLEWAFRLSLEPKRLLKRYLTTNPVAAFLLLTQTQ
- a CDS encoding GNAT family N-acetyltransferase, which gives rise to MALFGVIGRRDMPIRGDGVYLRPSEMRDYVEWSTLRERSRAFLTPWEPIWPVDDLTRASFRYRVRRHAEEMARDEAYSFFVFREEDDLLVGGLSFGHVRRGVSQAATLGYWMGEPYAGKGYMTRAVRAACGYIFEKQGLHRIEAACLPNNEPSRRLLERVGFKQEGYARAYLNINGEWRDHLLFALLESDPVPPGKPCAA
- the ctaD gene encoding cytochrome c oxidase subunit I, which translates into the protein MASSTAGAHDHPTGLRRFLFSTNHKDIGTLYLILAVIGGMVGLLMSIGIRAELMYPGINVFPGLAKLINHADPSMGLDPAKNLYNVFITAHGVLMIFYMVMPALMGGFANWFVPIMIGAPDMAFPRLNNISFWFLAVSLVLLVLSMFVEGAPGMMGFGGGWVFYPPLSSNIGHPGPAMDFVILALHLAGASSILGSINFITTIFNMRAPGMTLHKMPLFAWAMLVTAFLLVLTLPVLAGAITMLLTDRNFGTMFYDPAGGGDPLLFQHLFWFFGHPEVYVLILPAFGLISHIVSTFSKKPVFGYLGMAYAMVAIGFLGCIVWAHHMYTVGLSLNAQRYFVFATMVIAVPTGIKIFSWIATMWGGSISFRAPMVWAIGFIFVFTMGGVTGVVLANASADRQLHETYFVVAHFHYTMSLGAVFAVFAGFYYWFPKMTGYLYNETLSKFHFIVLFIGINLTFFPQHFLGLAGMPRRYIDYPDAFALWNYISSIGAFIGGLSMLIFFYAVIEAFVKKREAGANPWGVGATTLEWTLPSPPPFHQFEVLPRISGPGHQ
- a CDS encoding SURF1 family protein; the protein is MRSGARALLWPAVATALAFALLVSLGAWQVRRLGEKEALIARVEARARAPAQPLPERSQWAATPSADYEFTHVQARGRYLQGRDALIFMKAPEGFGLEPGYMVATPFALSSGGALLVERGFVPASRVEDAAGRAPPSGEVEISGLLRAPQARNMFTPADAPERRIWYTRDPAAVAATLGLAEAAPFALTLEGPSSAGTNGFPRLVATAPEFPNNHLSYAFTWFSLAAALLVIFALFARGRLGRDA
- a CDS encoding cytochrome c oxidase subunit 3; its protein translation is MADGHAKPQHDYHLVDPSPWPITGAFAALFTAIGAIMWMAQHKGSPIFGQTWGGMLFFAGFASILGVMYAWWSDIVREAQIEGHHTPVVQLHHRYGMILFILSEVMFFVAWFWAFFNSSIFPDDIWQVTRTELFQGVWPPKGMEVLSPWKLPLLNTVILLTSGATLTWAHHGLLHDDRDQLKKGLLATIGLGLFFTAVQGYEYAHAPFAFSFDPAHPAATNYGSTFFMATGFHGFHVIVGTIFLIVCLLRAYRGHFTSKQHLGFEFAAWYWHFVDVVWLFLFCCIYVWGNWGGMVE
- a CDS encoding DUF983 domain-containing protein, giving the protein MAEEQIYPPAQVYIDGLLGRCPRCSKGHMIKGLLSVAPKCEVCGLDFSFADTGDGPAIFVMTIAGFIIVGLAWYIEVVHQPPYWVHALIFLPFSALVCIGLLRPTKGLLIALQYFNKAEEGRRES